The Procambarus clarkii isolate CNS0578487 chromosome 42, FALCON_Pclarkii_2.0, whole genome shotgun sequence nucleotide sequence agctgtccaattgtacactgtatagtgcacagtaggccctgtaatttgatttttagtttattttggtagtttaattttctttagtttaccatgtctttgccctttcttacttatttcaagtcttaacattgtacattaatataatcttttatttaggatatataatacattttttggtatttaattttatttaatatttgagttttttataagattttggttagtactttataattgtcgtttattctgtttgtattttacatacattttttgtagatttgtagtcattatataaatatttgttatagtgtttagtatctatgtgttaggtatcaagtttcacttctgatcacttcacgtaagtttaagggaatggtttgttttagtagttataaatttcgtcttgtagtttaatggattttatattagttttaatatatgtgacagttaataagttttatttgtattgatgattttaagtgcgcttaagtgttttgttttttaagcattttcctttctttgataggcaattatattcagtatgagttctttgtttaccagcaatttgattgtgatttctgttttttcttttagatctgatgatgaatacgagaagtattcgaaacgttatgttttttaaagtaaagattctgatacaagatgttcagtatatccctggttttcctatatatatatatatatatatatatatatatatatatatatatatatatatatatatatatatatatgtgtgtgtgtgtgttgccaccaGACGCTTGGGGTTAGCCTCATCCAACTATGCATGTTGAATGCTGATTGGTAGGTACCCAACAAGACCTGGTCAGGGTAGGCAAAATTGCTCCCACGACCATTCCAGTGAAGTTAACGGCAACTCTTGCATCAGATCGACCACTAAAATAAAATGAAACAATTCAAATAAAATGTGTGCGTCTATAAGCATCTGGAAAAGCACATATTGCCAGTCAGAATAACATCATACCCCTCACAAAAGATTCCCCATTTAAGCTGGAAGCATTACTGCACCATTCAACACGCACTCTTGCCTCGAGACATCAGACTGCAAGCATAACCCAAGGTCAAGTGCGTTTTAAGAACCTTCATTTACCAATCTCGAGTAGGCGAGGCAGAGCTCCCAAGTATTCGTACATCCAGATGTATTCTCAAGGGAATAAATCAGGCCTTGGGTGGggaggtgggctggacgaggttctgggacggtgggctggacgaggctctggggcggtgggctggacgaggctctggggcggtgggctggacgaagctctggggcggtgggctggacgaggctctggggcggtgggctggacgaggctctggggcggtgggctggacgaggctctgggccggtgggctggacgaagctctggggcggtgggctggacgaggctctggggcggtgggctggacgaggctctgggccGGTGGGCTGGACGAAGCTCTGGGGCGGTgtgctggacgaggctctggagcggtgggctggacgaggctctggggcggtgggctggacgaggctctggggcggtgggctggacgaggcgctggggcggtgggctggacgaggctctggggcggtgggctggacgaggcgctggggcggtgggctggacgagcctctggggcggtgggctggacgagcctctggggcggtgggcgggacgaggctctggggcggtgggcgggacgaggctctggggcggtgggctggacgagcctctggggcggtgggctggacgagcctCTGGGGCAGTGGGCGGGACGAGGCGCTGGGGCTGTAGGCAGGACGAGACTCtgaggcggtgggctggacgaggcgctggggcggtgggctggacgagcctctggggcggtgggcgggacgaggctctggggcggtgggatggacgaggctctggggcggtgggctggacgaggcgctggggcggtgggctggacgagcctctggggcggtgggctggacgagcctCTGGGGCGGTGGGCGGGACGAGGCGCTGGGGCTGTAGGCTTGACGAGACTCTGAGGCGGTGGGCTGGATGACCGAGGCTCTGGGGCTGTAGGCTGGACGAGACTCTGGGACGgggggctggacgaggctctgggacGGTGGGCTGGATGATCGAGGCTCTGGGGCTGTAGGCTGGACGAGACTCTGggacggtgggctggacgagactCTGggacggtgggctggacgaggctctgggacGGTGGGCTGGATGATCGAGGCTCTGGGGCTGTAGGCTGGACGAGACTCTGGGACGgggggctggacgaggctctgtgACGGTGGGCTGGATGATCGAGGCTCTGGGGCTGTAGGCTGGACGAGACTCTGggacggtgggctggacgagactCTGggacggtgggctggacgaggctctggaaCGGTGGGCTGGATGATCGAGGCTCTGGGGCTGTAGGCTGGACGAGACTGGGACGgggggctggacgaggctctgggacggtgggctggacgaggctctgggacGGTGGGCTGGACAATCGAGGCTCTGGGGCTGTAGGCTGGACGAGACTCTGAGGCGGTGGGCTGAACGAgactctggggcggtgggctggacaaAAGACGCTCTGGTTGGCTGGACGAGGCTTTGGGGCTGATGTGCAGGGAAGCGAAGGCAGAGAGAATTAATTTTATTAGAAGCATATCACGTGCGGACATACAAGCGAGGTAAAACGCCGGGCAGCTATCTCTGGCCAAGTCTTCGCTGCATCTCGTGGGAAAACACCCGGAATAAAAGTGTTTGGGCTGCGTTAGGACACGGGTATAATGTTTGTTTAGGCGGGAGTAAAGTGCTCATACACGGCGCACTAAGAAGGTGAGCAGACTGATGGCGACACCTCGCGGCGGCTCTCCACACCGCGGCGAAAGCTATAGTTCCTTGTTgtgattattattactattttctttattgttattatcgTCGTTTCTTTTACTTTTCTTTTGTATTAGTTTCTGGACGATCTGCCCGGCATTGCTCATCGCATTACATTTAAACTTGGAGCACTTGCTTGTGAGTGTGTGCTCATGAAACGAAATTATATGTTGAAATTGACCAGTGTTGCCAAATTCGGTGtcgttttggaaacaaattttgtGCTAAATAGCGGGTCTTCATGTCTGCTCGACGACGCCACAATGGATATGGAGACTTTCTACGAACTGTTAATTCGAAAGTAAAAAATGTTCATAAAGatagttttcaaatattttagggtTTTCTTACGAATTTTGATTTACAATTTATTCAAACTACGTCTCTTGACCACAACCCCCTAAGAAACAGTATGCCTCATGACCACaacagtagtgaagttgaggactacgacCGTCCCAAACCTGAGGAGAACCTCAGTGGATcgaactcggtcatagtcaaaagtggtggggcagtccgtagaatgggacgggttgcGTCAGGGTTGAGGTTGTGGGTCACAGAGGGTAAAATATATGGGACGTTGTGTGTCATGTAGGTAAGAggataagtatgtgggcatgtgtacatcatctcaaAGGTTTCTGGGGCTTCCCGGGATGTTTTGACGCGTGGCGTCCAGCCAGacgtcacttgagagagtgtcatgttgggtaggggttggaagctatgtggttggtatgcggtcatgtagggaggaggaggagtatgtaggttatgttgtggagggaagggggagacccccatacctgagaggagatCAATGCCATCcattagttcccccccccccctacatgggcaggaagtgttgaggggagcgtgagagtCCAGGGTCTTAAGAATGGAGGAAAGAatgagggagaaggaggggaaagggaggtaacagctgggAGTGGGTTTGAGTGTGAAAGTagagtcattattttttcttaaagaatgacagttttatgtaccctccctgcttccagagcgcttAGGATATGTGGGCCATACCTACCACATAGCtctgaggagtgacaccacatgaccacatgggGTTACCTTTTCAAAGGttgaggcctaactgttgcgaatgtcatcatcgaCCTCTTTCATAGTCAGTcacgccctcccctcccccttcatccataTGAAGGGAGGGGAGGTATGTggacataccacataccaacaccaccaccacactgctgggagtgacagcaataccGCGTACCATActcctgacacagctcacaccgGCACATAGCAGCAGGCAGACAACATAATGCAATGTATGAGAACTGTACTAGGAGCGATGGGGCTCCTCCATGTCGTGCCCTGACGCTTGAGTGGTCTGTGTTCGCATTAAGGAAGTAAGGTTATATAACGcagcctccccctcaccctcccatgcAAGTGACAgtcatcatcaatcaatcgattGACAATTCCACACACTTCCTCAGTCCACACCCCCACACGTAGCTTCCAGAGCTGTACATTCTCAGCAGCATCACACGACCACATAGACATGAGGTTCTCACCACATACCAGCAGACCACATAGGAGCCGTGAACTGTAGTAGAAGCGGTGTGTACAAATGAGGGAGAATTTAGCCGAAATGTTTTTAAACAGGGTGGGTGAGTGGGacacccctctcccttccctctcttaccTTCTGGAGTAGTACGGACCAGGACCACATACCTAcacatagacctgagaagtgtcaccacacAGCACATCACTtaataaactcagtcaaagtcagtaggttagcgtttactgaaAGAGGGAAATATTTTTTGGCGGGGAGCGAGCCTTCGGAGGCGGCTCGCCTCTGTAAAGGTTGACCCATGACTGAGGCTAAATGAGGTGACACCACACCTTAGCCGACcgctccctcccctcacacttGACACCCACAAGTTATCAGCTTACACGCTTTTCTCGCTAtacagaataataaataaataaataaataggagaAGTAAacccattatatataatttttatacttttattattatataacatCAATCCCAGGAGCTTCGCAATTACACACATCTGGGGTAGTAGTTTGAGGCGTAGTTAGATGGACGAGGTATTGGGATGACCTTACCCTCAACCCCATCCACCCCTACCAAACCCCAACCCCCTCCCACAACCCTTCCAAGCCCAAACAATTaagcatcacttcacccttcccagaccgggtGTTCTATGTAAAGcctttagtagtagtagtagtatttttGTTCATATGTAGAGTAGTGATCCAGTTCACAAACACACAGATGCTATCCCATTCCACACATGCTCACCAGAGGACATaccacgctggaagacagaagagtttggggagacgtgatcactacctacaaactctaatattttttttgttaactgtgtgatcacaacatatacctcaCGAATCTTAgtgttgatattattattattattattattattattattattattattattattattattattattattattattattattattgttattattattatattttaaaacCATCCCTCAGTAACTCAGTAAGtcaaacagcaacagcaacactgGACTGAAGACTCTAATATGTTATGGGATAGACTGCTTCTCTCTCGAGTTGAGTCATTAGTGAAATACCCGGCTTCAATTTCGTAGGCTATAGCGTCTACAGTTTCGTCAGGCTGACCTTATGCCATTAGCACTGTATGACAGTttagctagtttagttcattttttatgcaccccatacccatcttgcgggCAGTATTGGAAAGGGtttcagaggcacataatgggctcagggactgaaccccacaattcatttagctaagcaagttacaatcttgatcagCTAGTTACAAAATCCAATATAAGTCGGCCCATCGACAAGGagttcgagaccgaccacaagtacagtttctaaattaagcactgTCAATCTCACTCTGCCTCAGATCTACAGGATCTTGATGaagatttagttttaacaaaaagtgaaacacgagaaCATGAACTAATAaggttgagataggaggaaaggctttgcgGAAGATAAAAGAGCTGAGGAGACATGTTCACTACCTACATTTCTTCACGTGAGTtcattttagtttaaagttttccatcttaaattaaatactactatcatcaaccctGTATTGGatggctcaggcattcagtttacaactcagttagtgtttactgaacgtggaaatcacttcatgtgcgattatttagcttagtttaaagttttccaatcttaaaatattactatcatcatcaacaacGTATTGGGTGTCTtagacattcagtttacaactcagtaagtgtttactgaacgtgggaatcacttcatgcatgctcattttttagtttagtttaaagttttccaatcTTAAAATAATtcatgactaaaatagcactccgaaacatctttgcactttTAATTTTTCATTGACATGTGCACAGCTatcaaagggaatctcactactgcactgatgtcttgtgtgtgtgtgtgtgtgtgtgtgtgtgtgtgtgtgtgtgtgtgtgtgtgtgtgtgtgtgtgtgtgtgtgtgtgtgtgttaaataatcggtccttacctagcttatcattttctttgagaaacttatatatggtgatcatatctccagagtccacacaataacccacacatcacccatcttctgttttcaaatcacagctcgcatctactttactgttatttttttttttttttttgcagaaactatgttttgagaatatgctcaatgtcagcaattactattcgtatcatcagagtcctttcagtcatcaaaacaagcagaggtgcagcataatccactaaagatctgatgtatgcaaggtacatcattttgacaattctgtcaccGACCCGCCTCagcgagatgactgtgcgcaacagtagcCCCAGCGAAAAACATAGACTTTTAATATCGTAGCAAGACAATGACACAGAATGttcagcactcttaataattttattcaagcagtgataacatagcataatgtaagatttttttcacatttcatatcgcgtgtgtagatttagttttaacaaaaagtgaaacacgagagcaagaactaatagggttgagataggaggaaaggctttACGGAAGATAAAAGCGCTGAGGAGACATGTTCGGTACCTACATTACTATTTTTTCTTGCAGACCTGCAGACCTGaccagaaaagcagtcagtcagtcactcagtcaaacatttttatagttaaaagtttttcatcttTAAAAACAGGACTACTAGTCTTCattttttttcttctatcaaatcaaataggCGCGAGGGCCACTGCCACATGACTGCGGGAGCGAGCTTTCGAGCGGAGTAgctattgttgttgtctgtctttcgcTTAACTAGGTTAAGGACCACAATATCCCACACAATACCTGCTACGGggtctcactagtcaataaacacaattttgtatcatttctcgactaaatagcactccggatcatctttgcacatttcattttacattgtcacgtgcacagccatcaaaggcAAACCTCACTTCTGCATGGATGTCATGTGTGTTAAATAAAATAtccttacatagcttatcattttctttgagaaatttatatatggtgatcatatctcccgagtccacacaaataacccacaccaacccacatccatattgagagagagagagagaaggcaaacatagcttgggtattgcatctagttttaaaaaggggtaagaataagaagagtcatgttccataaaaaatactttacagcatccattatttatgtgcagtaagagggaaacgggatccgcacatacactttccaagcattacaacgctattgaggtaaacataacataaagagacaataatgtagtagtatgctattaatcagctagtcaaaacttaacataacagatatgatttcacagagttttaacctttgcaagtttttcattgttttctcttcacttgtgctaagtgagtcagacaaaatgtgacatttcattattagccaggcaatacgctattagctagacagtcaaaacatataacacgcattatttcacaggaatttttttctAGAAAATATCGTTCCTTTAAGCAGttaaacacatcaaacaccagcagtccacgAAATAAGAGGCTGACTTAGGAGGAAAGAAAAGGCATTGTGAAATATGCACCACACCAACCTCCCGAAGACAGAggagtttggggagacgtgatcactacataCATAGCCTCCTCCACTTTCtctctttagtcaataatcatcatttacaatatttcttgactaaaatagcactccaaaacataagtggtcatttttattctcactgtcgcacttatagtcaataatttgtttcgcagagtgacaagttatgttatgttatgacaATGTTAGGTTTAGTGGCAAGATTTCATGGTAAGCAtagttttaagagagttcacagtgtATTAACTACGATcgtggatatgttatgttatgtttatgaagatcattacttcttactTTTACCCATTTCCACACCCCgtgcttttcagtcttctcatattcttttcaaataaagtttgcttactgttttccagtagattggcttcacattacatatattaatcaactttcaaattcagttcagtttcttttcaatatcacagctttgttgttctCCTgttagtatctagttcaagacctcgtattatCAATGTTATTAAaactactatcatcaaccatgtattggatgtctcagacattcagttaacaacttagtaagtgaaAATcagttcatgtgagctcatttttagtttaggataaggtttttccatcgtaaaaTATTATTATCATCAACCgtgtattgggtggctcaaccattcagtttacaactcggtaactgtttactgaacatagatactcctccatgtgacctcattttttagtttaaagtttctccatcgtaaaatgaaatattactatcacaaaccttgtattgcccgactcagacattcagtttacaactcagtaagtgtttacgaaACGCGGAAATCGCTacgtgtgtggtcatttagtttactttaaagtttctcaatcttaaaatattactttcATCATCAACCATGTGTTGACTGGCTTAGTCTTTCCgtttacaactcagtgagtgtttactgaacgtggaaATCGCCTCATGTGTGgtaatttagtttagtttaaagtttcccaatcttaaaatattactaccaTCATCAATAATGTATTGGCTAGCTtagacattcagtttacaactcagtaagtgtttacggaCCGTGGGAATCACTTCGTGCCCTCATTTCTGCTTAATTTAAAGTTTTTTattcttaaattaaatactactatcatcaacccagtattgggctctcgggcattcagttaaccactcggtaagtgtttactgaacgtcaaaATCATTTCCTATGTGCTCATTTTtatttgaacccgtctccactccaaaccagacctgcggtccgagtcggGACCCTAGGTCCTGAATGGTTTGGagtggatatgatcaccacatataagtttctcaaagaaaatgataagccaTGTAAGGATattttatttaacacacaagacATCCATGCAGAAGTGAGGTTTgcctttgatggctgtgcacgtgacaatgtaaaattaaaatgtgcaaagatgtttcggagtgctGGGGCTACTGTTGCTCACAGTCATCTTGCTAAGGCGGGTcggtgtcagaattgtcaaaatgatgtaccttgcatacatcagatctttagtggattatgctgcacctctgcttgttttgatgactgaaaggactttgatgatacgaatagtaattgctgatattgagcatattctcaaaacatagtttctgcaaaaaaaaaaaataacagtaaattagatgcgagctgtgatttgaaaacagaagatgggtgatgtgtgggttattgtgtggactctggagatatgatcaccacatataagtttctcaaagaaaatgataagctaggtaaggaccgattatttaacacacacacacacacacacacacacacacacacacacacacacacacacacacacacacacacacacacacacacacacacacacacacatacacacacacacacaagacatctGTGCAGGAGGGAGATTCCCTTTTATAGCTGTGCACATGTCAATGAAAAATTAaaagtgcaaagatgtttcggagtgctattttagtcaagaattaTTTTAAgattggaaaactttaaactaagctAATAATCACACATGAAGTGATTTCCACGTTCAGCAAAcatttactgagttgtaaactgaatgcctgagccatCCAGTACAGGGTTGATGATAGtagttgtgagatttttttttctttgacaattatcaaaagaattaagtcctatggatgttacgttaatcgtaactacctcacAAGAGAGGCaggccttaaacagcaagagctgccagtggcagatatttaatcttaaagcctaagatcataggaccgcgggagcaaaccgccaggcgaaaccacacgggtaacatctgtcacttaggtcgctggctcctcctagtttgacaactaataaagggtagccgacgtattctcacttcttatttatagaagtgtggtgctgtgcaatggactcgagctttagatacagacttgatatgaacataagcaggcaaagcgttgcagaacataaaatgtggggcagcaatattggaaggtttgacgtaaacgacccctttctataacaaacaatttattcacaaaaaaataactaaaactactacacagtgaatttacgtcactccagtggcacattcaagaacagctaatcaacagcctgatggacccacggtatccttatcccgtcgtcgctgactgaacaatgacactaactgaacatagtggtgcccactggtgatgcaagcttgcaatcaatattgtcacggcttcccgGTGATCAAATACTCtaatcacaaaacttgactggcgctcgctgccctcaacgaggtaccaagtaacaaggcggttaatccaagaatgataacaccTTTTAAAAATCTtatgttaacacttgtctctcaggacaatcaatatCAAAAGTTACCCTAatcgaatttaaacaattacgttaacacacacgtgtctcaacaacacttaaatggcagcaataactcgtaaatcaattaattacatcaacttgaaagtcaagcattcggtgagtaattcccaattaattactgaatacaacagcctattaattcagacgagtattgataaagcctactgtctctcaactgacagttcacttccggtcttacgacaagattaccttaacgagggtagactactgtaccacacacaaggttacaacaacaacatcaacacctggtgaattcactaagtggcgattactaattatctttaattagttacgagtgcttaatcactctgtccgcagacagagctgatcagtccaacgaattacagcagcttaattacagcgcaattgactccgatcttaacagaccgtcaacccctttcgttaatcaatcaattaacgacagctcgttaaatcgttaacactacgttagtcttcacttgacaattcctccactgcgtgaacttcaccgtgactgttgcctttacacgtctctacgttaatcacaacaatgttcaacgaacaagtgacctcgttaagtagatcgtgacccccggtgacgttaactgactttaattctcacggaatccttcacagtacacaacgccttccaccaaggacaaacttttctacggtttacacacagtacaacacaatacaacacagtacatccttgcactcacggcaaaacttgtaaatgacttcccccagtaaattatctaccaataattcacactctaccacaaccaacagtaaaatttataaccaagggaaaccttcctgttaccactttcactgctgaaaaagggaatcaaattacagcgatttacatacgcggcacatagagaaaatagcagcaaataactcactttactctaccgtgtcactgggtgtcctcacacacgtctAAATCccagttgggcccaacctcaacttgatgacggcaaacagggtaaactcacacgtctccaattcccattcacctccccaggtggtcccagggacagaggacagacggaacactgggggcgaacccagcttcagagttttattacccaaaacggaaacagtgtacttacatcaatctcgcGGCCCGCTACATACTCCCACTCACTCACATACACGTCAACATCACACTCCcattgctgctgctggatgatgacgtaggcgtcctcacttcctacacgtggtcagttggagcacagggtc carries:
- the LOC138373410 gene encoding uncharacterized protein, whose product is MSARDMLLIKLILSAFASLHISPKASSSQPERLLSSPPPQSLVQPTASESRPAYSPRASIVQPTVPEPRPAHRPRASSSPPSQSRPAYSPRASIIQPTVPEPRPAHRPRVSSSPPSQSLVQPTAPEPRSSSPPSQSLVQPPVPESRPAYSPRASIIQPTVPEPRPAHRPRVSSSPPSQSLVQPTAPEPRSSSPPSQSLVQPPVPESRPAYSPRASVIQPTASESRQAYSPSASSRPPPQRCL